One genomic window of Geodermatophilus sp. DSM 44513 includes the following:
- the radA gene encoding DNA repair protein RadA, translated as MRSTRPAHRCTECGHASAKWVGRCPECQAWGTLQEVGAPASPLRAVAAGPVTAPAVPIAQVELAAARAVPTGIDEFDRVLGGGLVPGAVLLVAGEPGVGKSTLLLEVAHRVAATNGPALVVSGEESAAQVRLRAERIGALHDRLYLAAETELSAVLAHVEDVAPSLLVLDSVQTVRSPAVEGTDGGATQVRAVASALTAVAKSRGMTTILVGHVTKDGAIAGPRTLEHLVDVVVSFDGERHSTLRLVRAMKNRFGPADEIGCFEIGDTGVVGVPDPSSLFVSRRSAPVPGSCVTVTLEGSRPLLAEVQALVAGTGGGGSPRRAVSGLDSQRVAMVNAVVERRGRVKLADADVFAASVGGVRIAEPAADLALALAIASAAKDVPLPRGLVAVGEVGLSGEIRRVGGTGRRLAEAARQGYKVAFVPEDAGSAPRGMRLVEVPDLGAAFTRLF; from the coding sequence GTGAGGTCCACCCGTCCCGCCCACCGCTGCACCGAGTGCGGCCACGCCTCGGCCAAGTGGGTCGGCCGGTGCCCCGAGTGCCAGGCCTGGGGCACGCTGCAGGAGGTCGGCGCCCCCGCCTCACCACTGCGCGCCGTGGCCGCCGGCCCGGTGACCGCACCGGCGGTGCCGATCGCCCAGGTGGAACTGGCCGCCGCCCGTGCGGTGCCCACCGGCATCGACGAGTTCGACCGCGTCCTCGGCGGCGGGCTGGTCCCCGGCGCGGTCCTGCTGGTCGCCGGCGAGCCCGGGGTCGGCAAGTCCACGCTGCTGCTCGAGGTCGCCCACCGGGTGGCCGCCACGAACGGCCCGGCCCTCGTCGTCTCCGGGGAGGAGTCCGCGGCCCAGGTGCGGCTGCGCGCCGAGCGGATCGGCGCGCTGCACGACCGGCTCTACCTCGCCGCGGAGACCGAGCTGTCCGCCGTCCTCGCCCACGTCGAGGACGTCGCACCCTCCCTGCTCGTGCTCGACAGCGTGCAGACGGTGCGCTCCCCCGCGGTGGAGGGCACCGACGGCGGGGCCACCCAGGTGCGGGCGGTGGCCAGCGCGCTCACCGCCGTCGCCAAGAGCCGCGGGATGACCACCATCCTGGTCGGCCACGTCACCAAGGACGGCGCCATCGCCGGGCCGCGCACCCTGGAGCACCTCGTCGACGTGGTGGTCTCCTTCGACGGGGAGCGGCACTCCACGCTGCGGCTGGTGCGGGCGATGAAGAACCGCTTCGGCCCGGCCGACGAGATCGGCTGCTTCGAGATCGGCGACACCGGCGTCGTCGGCGTCCCCGACCCGTCGTCGCTGTTCGTGTCCCGGCGCAGCGCACCGGTCCCCGGCAGCTGCGTCACCGTCACGCTGGAGGGCAGCCGGCCGCTGCTGGCCGAGGTGCAGGCCCTCGTCGCCGGCACCGGCGGCGGCGGCTCGCCCCGCCGGGCGGTCAGCGGCCTGGACTCCCAACGCGTCGCGATGGTCAACGCCGTGGTGGAGCGGCGCGGGCGGGTCAAGCTGGCCGACGCCGACGTGTTCGCCGCCTCCGTGGGCGGGGTGCGCATCGCCGAGCCCGCGGCCGACCTGGCCCTGGCCCTGGCCATCGCCTCGGCGGCCAAGGACGTCCCCCTCCCTCGCGGCCTGGTCGCGGTGGGCGAGGTGGGCCTGTCCGGGGAGATCCGCCGCGTCGGCGGCACCGGCCGGCGGCTGGCCGAGGCGGCCCGGCAGGGCTACAAGGTCGCGTTCGTCCCCGAGGACGCCGGCAGCGCGCCCCGGGGCATGCGGCTGGTCGAGGTGCCCGACCTCGGAGCCGCCTTCACCCGGCTGTTCTGA